A DNA window from Chryseobacterium sp. MEBOG06 contains the following coding sequences:
- a CDS encoding N-acetylmuramoyl-L-alanine amidase gives MIILKDKLGKTISGESINFVDTPNKDGMMIPEYIIIHFTAGRGAESSINWFQDPTAKASAHIIIDRDGRITQMVEFNKKAWHAGRSRWADRSGFNNFSIGIELENPGKLNKVNDRFYAWFEKEYSKDVVVEAKHKHDSEVSYWHNFTEKQIDCCFRVCKLLMETYQIKDILGHDDIAPFRKNDPGPAFPIENFRAKLVGREDDTADIYKVNANYVNVRKGPSTEFDSIIQLKKDTEVEFIKSKLGWFYVYVLLKPGKDEEPLYGWINSDMLKKN, from the coding sequence ATGATCATTTTAAAAGATAAGTTAGGAAAAACAATTTCCGGAGAGAGTATTAACTTTGTTGATACTCCTAATAAAGACGGAATGATGATTCCGGAATATATAATTATCCATTTTACAGCAGGAAGAGGGGCTGAAAGTTCTATAAATTGGTTTCAGGATCCTACAGCAAAAGCTTCTGCTCATATTATTATAGATAGAGACGGTAGAATCACCCAAATGGTAGAGTTTAATAAAAAAGCATGGCATGCAGGGAGAAGCAGATGGGCAGACCGATCAGGATTTAATAACTTTTCTATTGGTATTGAATTGGAAAATCCCGGAAAGTTGAATAAAGTAAATGACAGATTCTATGCATGGTTTGAAAAAGAATATTCAAAAGATGTGGTTGTTGAAGCTAAACACAAACATGATAGTGAGGTTTCGTACTGGCATAATTTTACTGAAAAACAAATAGATTGCTGCTTTCGTGTGTGTAAACTTTTAATGGAAACTTACCAGATTAAAGATATTCTCGGACACGATGATATAGCACCATTCAGGAAAAATGACCCAGGGCCCGCATTTCCTATTGAAAATTTCAGAGCAAAGCTCGTAGGACGCGAAGATGATACTGCGGATATTTATAAAGTAAACGCAAACTATGTGAATGTAAGAAAAGGGCCTTCCACTGAATTCGATTCGATTATACAGCTTAAAAAAGATACTGAAGTTGAATTTATAAAAAGTAAACTTGGCTGGTTCTATGTGTATGTCTTGCTAAAACCAGGAAAAGATGAAGAACCTCTTTATGGTTGGATCAATAGTGATATGCTGAAAAAAAATTAA
- a CDS encoding response regulator gives MSISVAIVEDEKNYNNALKKVINYQSDMKVVAQFFDGNNALKNLPDISPDVVMMDIQLQDMPGIEVVEKLRTQLPDTHFIMCTSFEEDEKIFNSLKAGAMGYLVKGESMDKILSSIRDVYNGGAPMSFSIARRVLQHFEKKLPEIKGFDELTEREKEILELLSQGLLYKEIADQKCISIDTVKKHVGNIYRKLHVNNKVEAINKFNQTKN, from the coding sequence ATGAGTATTTCCGTCGCCATAGTAGAAGATGAAAAAAACTACAACAATGCGTTGAAGAAGGTCATCAATTATCAAAGCGATATGAAGGTAGTTGCTCAGTTTTTTGACGGAAATAATGCTCTGAAAAACCTCCCTGATATTTCTCCGGATGTGGTGATGATGGATATTCAGCTTCAGGATATGCCTGGAATAGAGGTTGTTGAAAAGCTGCGGACACAACTGCCGGACACCCATTTTATCATGTGTACGAGCTTTGAAGAGGATGAAAAGATCTTTAATTCGTTGAAAGCAGGTGCCATGGGATATCTCGTTAAAGGAGAAAGCATGGATAAAATTCTTTCTTCAATCCGCGATGTATATAACGGAGGAGCCCCAATGAGTTTTTCAATTGCCCGGAGAGTCCTGCAGCACTTTGAAAAAAAACTTCCGGAAATAAAAGGCTTCGATGAACTTACAGAACGTGAAAAGGAAATCCTGGAACTTCTTTCGCAAGGACTTTTATATAAAGAAATTGCCGATCAAAAATGTATTAGCATTGATACTGTCAAAAAACACGTTGGAAATATCTACAGAAAACTTCACGTAAACAATAAAGTGGAGGCTATTAACAAATTTAATCAAACTAAAAACTAA
- a CDS encoding sensor histidine kinase, which translates to MTQIQDDMKLAYIVAIAIMMLFVLFIIFVVITYNRKQLLYLKEQQLKEAEHQNQLLQKELEKQKSIEQERERISHDMHDDLGAGISALKLQAEFLKQRAEDIDLQNDIDELLKTSEEMNISMREMLWSLNSGNDTLGSFTEYAIQYADNFLKKTKIKLSCESVDIISDTPVSTEQRRNLFLCLKEALNNAYKHSEADYLKLSLIQNVNVFTIEISDNGKGIPKEYQEGNGLRNMKRRMHKLNGNCDILSENTGTRLFFKMTL; encoded by the coding sequence ATGACACAAATTCAAGATGATATGAAGCTTGCCTATATTGTTGCAATTGCAATAATGATGCTCTTTGTGCTATTCATCATCTTTGTTGTTATAACATACAACCGAAAACAACTCCTTTACTTAAAAGAGCAGCAACTTAAAGAAGCCGAACACCAAAACCAGCTCCTTCAGAAAGAACTTGAAAAACAAAAATCAATAGAGCAGGAACGTGAGCGCATTTCCCATGATATGCATGACGATCTCGGCGCGGGTATTTCTGCATTGAAACTTCAGGCAGAATTTCTAAAACAGAGAGCAGAGGATATCGATTTGCAGAATGATATTGACGAGTTGTTGAAAACCTCAGAAGAAATGAATATTTCTATGCGCGAAATGCTTTGGAGTCTCAATTCCGGAAATGATACCTTGGGAAGCTTTACAGAGTATGCCATTCAATATGCAGATAATTTTCTGAAAAAAACAAAAATAAAATTATCGTGCGAAAGTGTTGATATCATTTCAGACACTCCTGTTTCAACAGAACAGAGAAGAAACCTGTTTCTCTGTTTAAAAGAAGCCCTTAATAACGCTTATAAACACAGTGAGGCAGATTACCTAAAACTTTCATTGATCCAAAATGTAAATGTTTTTACGATAGAAATATCAGATAATGGCAAGGGAATCCCGAAAGAATATCAGGAAGGAAACGGCCTTAGGAATATGAAACGGAGAATGCATAAACTGAATGGGAATTGTGACATCTTATCTGAAAACACAGGAACCCGTTTATTCTTCAAAATGACATTATAA
- the eno gene encoding phosphopyruvate hydratase: MSAISYIEARQILDSRGNPTIEVDVFTESGAMGRAAVPSGASTGEHEAVELRDGGSDYQGKGVLKAVENVKEIIAENLVGQPIFEQNYIDQIMIDLDGTANKGNLGANAILGVSLAVAKAAAAELGMPLYKYVGGVNANTLPVPMMNVINGGSHSDAPIAFQEFMIMPVKADSFSHALRKGTEIFHNLKSILKGRGLSTAVGDEGGFAPTFNGTEDALDTLLQAIEKAGYKPGDDIMLALDCAASEFYKDGTYDYRKFEGDKGAHRSREEQVSYLAELANKYPIISIEDGMQEDDWEGWKMLTDKIGDRVQLVGDDLFVTNVDRLSRGVKEGIANSILVKVNQIGSLSETMAAVQMAQNNKFTSVMSHRSGETEDATIADLAVAMNCGQIKTGSASRSDRMAKYNQLLRIEEALGETAIFPGLEAFKIKR; the protein is encoded by the coding sequence ATGAGTGCAATTTCTTACATAGAAGCAAGACAGATTTTAGATTCCAGAGGTAATCCCACCATTGAAGTAGATGTATTTACAGAAAGTGGAGCAATGGGACGTGCTGCTGTACCTTCAGGAGCATCTACAGGAGAACATGAAGCAGTAGAATTACGTGACGGAGGTTCAGACTACCAGGGAAAAGGAGTACTGAAAGCTGTTGAAAATGTAAAAGAAATAATTGCAGAGAATTTAGTTGGACAGCCAATTTTCGAACAAAACTATATCGATCAGATTATGATTGATCTTGACGGAACGGCTAACAAAGGAAATCTTGGTGCGAACGCTATTTTGGGAGTTTCTTTAGCAGTAGCAAAAGCTGCCGCTGCAGAATTGGGGATGCCTCTATACAAATATGTAGGTGGTGTAAACGCTAATACACTTCCAGTTCCAATGATGAACGTTATCAATGGTGGATCTCACTCTGATGCACCTATTGCATTCCAGGAATTTATGATCATGCCGGTAAAAGCAGATTCTTTCTCTCATGCATTGAGAAAAGGAACTGAGATTTTCCATAACCTTAAATCTATTCTTAAAGGAAGAGGTCTTTCTACAGCAGTAGGAGACGAGGGAGGTTTTGCTCCTACTTTCAACGGAACTGAAGATGCTTTGGATACTTTACTTCAGGCCATCGAAAAAGCTGGATATAAGCCAGGTGACGATATCATGTTGGCATTAGACTGTGCAGCTTCAGAATTCTACAAAGACGGAACGTACGACTACAGAAAATTCGAAGGAGATAAAGGAGCTCACAGATCAAGAGAAGAGCAGGTTTCTTATCTTGCAGAATTGGCTAATAAATATCCAATCATCTCTATCGAAGACGGTATGCAGGAAGATGACTGGGAAGGATGGAAAATGTTAACAGATAAAATAGGTGACAGAGTACAATTGGTAGGTGATGATTTATTTGTAACCAACGTAGACAGATTATCAAGAGGAGTAAAAGAAGGTATTGCCAACTCAATCCTTGTAAAAGTAAACCAGATCGGTTCTCTTTCTGAAACAATGGCTGCAGTGCAGATGGCTCAGAACAACAAGTTCACTTCAGTAATGTCTCACAGATCAGGAGAAACTGAAGATGCTACAATTGCTGATTTAGCAGTAGCAATGAACTGCGGACAGATCAAAACAGGTTCTGCTTCAAGATCAGACAGAATGGCAAAATACAACCAGTTGTTGAGAATTGAAGAAGCCCTTGGCGAAACAGCAATTTTCCCAGGTTTAGAAGCATTTAAAATTAAAAGATAA
- a CDS encoding citrate synthase, whose product MSDNKVILNYDGNSYEYPIVDSTIGDRGIDISKLRDQTGLITLDLGYKNTGATISDITYLDGDKGELFYRGYPIEQIAEKSNFTEVMYLLLHGELPTQDQFASFDNNIKKYNFIADEMKKIIDVFPRSAHPMGVLSSMTSALTAFNPKAVNVNSKEEMDHAAELMIAKFSHLCAWTYRKTQGLPLNHGDNNLSYVENFYKMAFRLPNADFEIDPVVVGALDKLLILHADHEQNCSTSTVRMVGSAHTGLFASISAGVSALWGPLHGGANQAVIEMLELIEKDGGDVSKYVAKAKDKNDSFRLMGFGHRVYKNFDPRAKIIKKAADDILTALGIQDKALDIAMQLERVALEDEYFIERKLYPNVDFYSGIIYRALGIPTEMFTVMFALGRLPGWISQWKEMRLKGDPIGRPRQVYQGAQERNYIDISNR is encoded by the coding sequence ATGTCAGACAACAAAGTAATATTGAATTACGACGGTAATTCATATGAATATCCAATCGTGGATAGTACTATCGGAGACAGAGGGATTGATATTTCAAAATTAAGAGACCAGACAGGTTTGATCACTCTGGATTTAGGTTACAAAAATACTGGAGCTACCATTAGCGACATCACTTACTTAGACGGAGATAAAGGAGAGTTATTCTACAGAGGTTATCCAATCGAGCAGATTGCTGAGAAATCTAACTTTACAGAAGTAATGTATCTTTTATTACATGGAGAATTGCCTACTCAGGATCAGTTTGCTTCATTCGACAATAATATTAAAAAATATAACTTCATCGCAGATGAGATGAAAAAGATCATTGATGTTTTTCCTCGTTCAGCTCACCCTATGGGAGTTTTATCTTCTATGACTTCCGCATTGACAGCTTTCAACCCAAAAGCAGTTAACGTAAACTCTAAAGAAGAAATGGATCATGCTGCTGAGCTAATGATCGCTAAGTTCTCTCACCTTTGTGCTTGGACATACAGAAAAACTCAAGGTTTACCATTAAACCACGGAGATAACAACCTAAGCTATGTAGAGAACTTCTACAAAATGGCATTCAGATTACCAAACGCTGATTTCGAAATCGATCCGGTAGTTGTAGGTGCTTTAGATAAATTGCTAATTCTTCACGCTGACCACGAACAAAACTGTTCTACTTCTACAGTAAGAATGGTAGGTTCTGCACACACTGGTCTTTTTGCTTCAATCTCTGCTGGAGTATCTGCTCTTTGGGGACCACTTCACGGTGGAGCTAACCAGGCCGTAATTGAAATGCTTGAATTGATCGAGAAAGACGGTGGTGACGTATCTAAATATGTTGCTAAAGCTAAAGATAAGAATGACAGTTTCCGTTTAATGGGCTTTGGTCACAGAGTGTACAAAAACTTCGATCCAAGAGCAAAAATTATCAAGAAAGCTGCTGACGATATCCTTACAGCATTAGGAATCCAGGATAAAGCGCTTGATATTGCAATGCAGTTAGAAAGAGTCGCTCTTGAAGATGAATATTTCATCGAAAGAAAACTATATCCAAACGTAGACTTCTATTCAGGGATCATCTACAGAGCATTAGGAATCCCTACAGAAATGTTTACAGTAATGTTTGCATTAGGCAGACTTCCGGGATGGATTTCTCAGTGGAAAGAGATGAGATTAAAAGGAGACCCAATCGGAAGACCTAGACAGGTTTACCAAGGTGCTCAGGAAAGAAATTACATCGATATTTCAAACAGATAA
- a CDS encoding helix-turn-helix domain-containing protein, with translation MTFGEQMLFFFSAVGAFNGLLLGIYLLSFKKLKYLPDFFLGLLLLMLSLRVGISVCIYFYLDWPRIIPHLGLSALFFTGPALYYYVKSSFQQQQFDLKSCRKWFGIFTSILGAVGLLYVVFPVTWEHYFGTFIYTVWAGFVFYTLYQYYIFSKQNNKNPNKFVFPVLFSNVIIFLTYQLISTGWIQIYCAGGSLVFSFVLYANFLILFSKKEEQLPVKETERYSNKKISEEQADNIVSRLERLMDAEELYKNPNLKLNDLASRMNMSTHQLSQLLNDNLEKSFSLYINEYRINEACEKIESGSYLKIEEIGYEVGFNSKSTFFSTFKKIKNTTPLLYKHSQTLTDTGLQSSNL, from the coding sequence ATGACTTTCGGAGAACAAATGTTATTTTTCTTTAGCGCAGTAGGAGCATTCAATGGACTTCTGCTAGGGATTTATTTGCTATCCTTTAAAAAACTGAAATATCTGCCGGATTTTTTCCTGGGACTGTTGCTGTTGATGCTTAGTTTAAGAGTAGGCATTTCCGTATGTATATACTTCTATCTGGATTGGCCGAGAATAATTCCTCATTTAGGACTATCCGCGTTATTTTTCACAGGCCCCGCTTTGTACTATTATGTGAAATCTTCCTTTCAGCAACAACAATTTGATTTGAAAAGCTGTAGAAAGTGGTTTGGAATATTCACATCTATTTTGGGAGCAGTAGGATTACTGTATGTGGTTTTTCCCGTTACCTGGGAGCATTATTTTGGAACCTTTATTTATACCGTGTGGGCTGGATTTGTGTTTTATACCCTCTATCAATACTATATTTTTTCAAAACAGAATAATAAAAACCCCAACAAGTTTGTTTTCCCGGTTCTCTTCAGTAATGTGATCATCTTTTTGACCTATCAGTTGATTTCTACTGGCTGGATACAGATCTACTGTGCAGGAGGAAGCCTGGTATTTTCATTTGTACTGTATGCCAATTTTTTGATTTTATTCAGTAAAAAAGAAGAACAGCTTCCGGTAAAAGAAACTGAAAGATATTCTAACAAAAAAATATCAGAAGAACAGGCAGATAATATTGTGTCAAGATTAGAAAGACTAATGGACGCCGAAGAACTTTATAAAAACCCAAACCTTAAGCTGAATGATCTGGCTTCCAGAATGAATATGTCAACCCATCAGCTTTCCCAGTTATTAAATGATAATCTGGAAAAAAGCTTCTCTCTCTACATTAATGAATACAGGATCAATGAAGCCTGTGAAAAAATAGAAAGTGGCTCCTATTTAAAGATTGAAGAAATCGGATATGAAGTAGGATTTAATTCCAAATCGACTTTTTTCTCTACCTTCAAGAAGATTAAAAATACAACCCCTCTTCTATATAAACATTCGCAAACCCTTACTGATACGGGGTTGCAGAGTTCAAATTTATAA
- a CDS encoding TonB-dependent receptor domain-containing protein: MMIKLWFLLLLLLVSIFGRAQDTVKGKVSDSLAGSASNTTNISEVIIQSAPRSIKMNDGNLVMTVAGNKDFKTSTHLLDVLRKTPGVTVDQESGIFIGGRITPAIFIDGKPVVMGNQELQAYLRSLSPEMIESVEVNANPSSKYDAEFKGIIDIKLKKNANLGWKGNYNGNVYINKYNYRENTVNISYNTGNTTYNLQTGYNEGVSSYRYNALQRLANTNIMRTNTNQKDYSKTYSIQAGADFRLNEKNRIGLNLRSNFRESERTRAGSLYTTDKNEDQLIFNTTSENPIAYSQDNYGITADYSLQNKGFKLSFLGNYLSVVNKQKDDFINRDQPTNDLLSYWKSDLFNKINIYSTQIDVSQKIGNADIEAGIKYSDSDTNNNIRYDTLSVGDQFTFDRTRSNVFSYQEKITAGYLAYRQKFGKIHINAGLRFENTNSISNAVTIDSIVSVNYLKWLPSLSLNYTFNKSSELSLSYSRRITRPGFSQLNPFRVYYSPLNYWIGNPYLLPSFTTQIKATYRYKNWITNFTVGKEKDVMTRYPMYNPETNVLEYLGTNLPYRNFAALETSFPVRIMKWWNLTSQITGYYNYEFRPYLNEVFALNIYNYEVRINQVFSLPKGYTVNLFANYESKTGNSLYIIKPRYSIDLSIQKSWFDNQLNTKIGYNNLLDSYDQKLEFRHKKIMDNRLTHWWDSSRLVISVSYNFGSAKYQVKETQKTEEENRAR, from the coding sequence ATGATGATCAAATTATGGTTTTTACTCTTACTGTTGCTTGTCTCAATTTTTGGAAGAGCACAGGACACTGTAAAAGGAAAAGTTTCAGATTCTCTGGCTGGCTCCGCATCTAATACCACCAATATTTCAGAAGTCATTATTCAGTCAGCTCCACGAAGTATAAAAATGAATGATGGGAATCTGGTAATGACTGTTGCTGGAAATAAAGACTTTAAAACATCCACCCATCTTCTTGATGTTTTGAGAAAAACGCCTGGTGTTACAGTAGATCAGGAAAGTGGAATTTTTATCGGGGGAAGAATCACTCCCGCTATCTTTATTGATGGGAAGCCTGTTGTGATGGGTAACCAGGAGTTACAGGCATACTTACGGTCTTTATCACCCGAGATGATAGAATCTGTAGAAGTGAATGCCAACCCTTCGTCAAAATATGATGCAGAATTTAAAGGAATTATTGATATTAAACTAAAAAAAAATGCCAACCTCGGCTGGAAGGGAAATTATAATGGTAATGTATATATCAATAAGTACAATTACAGGGAAAATACGGTTAATATTTCTTACAATACAGGAAATACAACTTATAATCTGCAGACAGGATATAACGAGGGAGTTTCAAGCTATCGATATAACGCACTGCAGCGGCTGGCAAATACCAATATTATGCGTACCAATACCAATCAAAAAGATTATAGTAAAACCTACAGTATTCAGGCCGGTGCAGATTTCAGATTAAATGAAAAAAATAGAATAGGCTTAAATCTGAGATCCAATTTCCGGGAAAGCGAGCGTACCCGTGCAGGATCACTTTATACAACTGATAAAAATGAGGATCAGTTGATCTTTAATACCACCAGTGAAAATCCTATAGCTTATTCACAGGATAATTATGGGATCACAGCTGATTATTCATTGCAAAATAAAGGATTTAAACTCAGTTTTCTAGGGAATTATCTTTCCGTTGTCAATAAGCAGAAAGATGATTTTATCAATAGAGATCAACCTACCAATGATCTCTTATCCTATTGGAAGTCTGATCTTTTTAATAAAATTAATATTTATAGTACACAGATCGATGTTTCCCAGAAAATTGGAAATGCAGACATAGAAGCAGGTATTAAATACAGCGATTCAGATACAAACAATAATATCAGATATGATACATTATCCGTAGGAGATCAATTTACTTTTGACCGTACAAGAAGCAATGTATTTTCATATCAAGAAAAAATAACGGCAGGTTATCTTGCTTACAGGCAAAAATTTGGAAAAATTCATATCAATGCAGGATTGAGATTCGAAAATACAAACAGTATTTCCAATGCTGTTACTATTGATTCTATTGTTTCAGTAAACTACCTGAAATGGCTGCCCTCTTTAAGCCTGAACTATACTTTTAATAAATCCAGTGAACTTTCCCTTTCCTATAGCAGACGAATTACAAGACCAGGATTTTCACAGCTTAACCCATTCCGGGTTTATTATAGCCCTTTAAATTACTGGATAGGCAATCCTTATTTGCTGCCTTCTTTTACCACTCAGATCAAAGCGACTTATCGCTATAAAAACTGGATCACAAATTTTACAGTTGGAAAAGAAAAGGACGTAATGACGCGATATCCTATGTACAATCCGGAAACAAATGTATTGGAATATTTGGGAACTAATCTTCCTTATAGAAATTTTGCGGCCCTTGAAACCAGCTTTCCGGTTAGAATTATGAAATGGTGGAATTTGACCAGCCAGATTACAGGATATTACAATTATGAATTCAGACCTTATTTGAATGAGGTTTTTGCACTGAATATTTACAATTATGAAGTGAGAATAAACCAGGTATTTTCTCTTCCAAAAGGATACACAGTTAACCTGTTTGCCAATTATGAATCCAAAACGGGAAACAGCCTTTACATCATCAAGCCAAGATACAGCATAGATCTGTCAATTCAGAAATCATGGTTTGACAATCAGTTAAACACAAAAATCGGGTATAATAATCTCCTTGATTCTTATGACCAGAAATTGGAATTCCGGCATAAAAAGATTATGGATAATCGCCTTACACACTGGTGGGATAGCAGCAGGCTGGTCATTTCGGTCAGTTATAACTTTGGAAGCGCAAAATATCAGGTAAAAGAAACGCAGAAAACGGAAGAAGAAAACAGAGCCAGATAA
- a CDS encoding dimethylarginine dimethylaminohydrolase family protein, translating into MRLNIKNETGRLKSVVLGQPNSLGAVPTLEESYDAKSYYSIEHNMYPKEEDIINEMNAFEAVLKKYDVEVLRPSIIKDYNQVFSRDVAFVIDDKMIISNVIADRADEQEAYKSVFEKVAWRKIINLPETAHIEGGDVIVWNDFIFIGTCFSEDYRNYKTARTNEYAIEILKEYFPKKRIIDLELKKNDKVPFEGILHLDCTFNPVGEDKCIIYKNGFVDESDYRLIIDIFGEENCFHINDEEMFEMFPNIFSIAPDIVVSDKTFTRMNEHLRNEWGMTVEEIPYREISKMGGLLRCSTMPLVRE; encoded by the coding sequence ATGAGACTAAACATTAAAAACGAAACGGGCAGGCTGAAGTCAGTAGTTCTAGGTCAGCCTAATTCATTGGGGGCGGTCCCCACATTAGAGGAAAGTTATGACGCAAAATCATATTACTCAATCGAACACAATATGTATCCCAAAGAAGAGGATATTATCAATGAAATGAATGCTTTTGAAGCAGTTTTGAAAAAGTATGACGTTGAAGTGCTGCGCCCAAGCATTATCAAAGATTATAATCAGGTTTTTTCACGAGATGTAGCCTTTGTGATTGACGATAAAATGATTATCTCCAACGTGATTGCAGACAGAGCAGACGAACAGGAAGCATATAAAAGCGTTTTTGAAAAGGTAGCATGGAGAAAAATCATCAATCTTCCGGAAACAGCCCATATTGAAGGTGGAGACGTCATCGTATGGAATGATTTTATTTTCATAGGAACTTGCTTCAGCGAAGATTACAGAAACTATAAGACGGCAAGAACCAATGAGTATGCCATTGAAATCTTAAAAGAATACTTTCCAAAGAAAAGAATCATTGATCTTGAACTGAAGAAAAATGATAAAGTACCTTTCGAGGGGATTCTGCATCTTGACTGCACTTTTAATCCGGTAGGAGAAGATAAATGTATTATTTATAAAAACGGATTCGTGGATGAAAGTGACTATCGATTAATCATTGATATTTTCGGAGAAGAAAACTGCTTCCATATCAATGATGAAGAAATGTTTGAAATGTTCCCGAATATATTCTCTATAGCTCCGGACATTGTAGTGTCCGATAAGACCTTCACAAGAATGAATGAACATTTGAGAAACGAATGGGGAATGACTGTAGAAGAAATTCCTTACAGAGAAATTTCTAAAATGGGCGGTCTGTTGAGATGCTCTACCATGCCGTTGGTAAGAGAATAA
- the ctlX gene encoding citrulline utilization hydrolase CtlX gives MQTTDTVLMIEPIAFGYNAETAKNNYFQVEQAGSDIQSKALAEFNTFVGNLRGRGINVITIKDTLDPHTPDSIFPNNWVSFHKDGKVVLYPMFASNRRVERRDDIIESIKDQGFEVTEIDDWSFSETQGHFLEGTGSMIFDHDQKIAYGSVSLRLDENLFREFCEKYGFTPVVFHSYQTVGTERLPIYHTNVMMCVADKFVVICLDCIDDELEREKIIETIKSSGKEIIEISEEQMQQFAGNMLQVQNKDGEKFLVMSQTAYKSLTSGQVAAIEKYCEIIYSDLNTIEVNGGGSARCMLAEVFLPKK, from the coding sequence ATGCAAACAACAGATACAGTATTAATGATAGAGCCGATTGCATTCGGTTACAACGCAGAGACAGCGAAAAATAATTACTTTCAGGTAGAACAGGCCGGTTCAGATATTCAGTCAAAAGCTTTGGCAGAGTTCAATACTTTTGTCGGGAACCTGAGAGGCAGAGGAATTAATGTAATCACTATAAAAGATACCCTGGACCCTCATACACCTGATTCCATTTTCCCAAATAACTGGGTAAGCTTCCATAAAGACGGAAAAGTGGTTTTGTACCCTATGTTTGCGTCAAACAGAAGAGTGGAAAGACGAGATGATATCATTGAAAGTATCAAAGATCAGGGATTTGAAGTTACTGAAATTGATGACTGGTCTTTTTCTGAAACGCAGGGACATTTTCTGGAAGGAACAGGAAGCATGATTTTTGACCACGATCAGAAAATTGCTTATGGTTCAGTTTCTTTAAGGCTGGATGAAAATCTGTTCAGAGAATTCTGTGAAAAATATGGTTTTACGCCAGTTGTTTTCCATTCTTATCAAACTGTGGGAACAGAAAGACTTCCTATTTACCATACCAATGTAATGATGTGTGTGGCAGATAAGTTTGTTGTCATCTGTCTTGATTGTATTGATGATGAATTGGAAAGAGAAAAGATAATCGAAACGATCAAGAGTTCAGGAAAGGAAATTATCGAAATTTCTGAAGAGCAGATGCAGCAGTTTGCTGGAAATATGCTTCAGGTTCAAAATAAAGACGGTGAAAAATTTCTGGTAATGAGCCAGACTGCTTATAAGTCTTTGACATCTGGGCAGGTAGCTGCTATTGAAAAATATTGCGAAATTATTTATTCTGACCTGAATACTATTGAAGTAAACGGAGGAGGAAGTGCAAGATGCATGCTTGCTGAGGTTTTTCTTCCGAAAAAATAA